The following proteins are encoded in a genomic region of Tenebrio molitor chromosome 7, icTenMoli1.1, whole genome shotgun sequence:
- the DCAF12 gene encoding DDB1- and CUL4-associated factor 12 homolog isoform X1, which yields MSKTRMYPIYGRNPSCSVSSRLEERKNKAKATRMEHSRRTDKPEDFITYEDSDSDEETPAMQKEILNTSYNFVDYIKSREMFSKNPSSVVSDYGSRHILTHEMFRETPITLGNMNKVFCSQWLSDRQVVFGTKCNKLMVYNVVTHKLDQIPSLMSRKDNLMAEQAHCGIHSVQINPSRTLLATGARNTCDIAVYRLPTLDPVCVGENAHKDWVFDMCWLDDEFLVSGSRDTKMALWRITPDMFEHKTEVPMYHHISAISVKDCRNSQRVRALTFNKAYEEIAALSLNGYIHIWNAETFKQKLSRKLPSSQENVCLAVQESGLYAIGCRSYTLLLDCRTLQAVKKVSSRYSGCGIRSASFQGDILTVGTGLGMLMFYDLKAGKYLDSSINSSRTVVLKASKGYVFPDDEFVDNIQNVKYVPAIYTHCYDTSGTRLFTAGGPLPATLTGNYAGLWQ from the exons ATGTCTAAGACTAGAATGTATCCTATTTATGGTAGGAACCCATCTTGTTCAGTTTCTTCCCGATTAGAAGAACGTAAAAATAAGGCTAAAGCAACAAGAATGGAACACAGCCGTAGGACTGATAAACCAGAAGACTTTATTACTTATGAAGACAGTGACAGTGATGAAGAAACACCGgcaatgcaaaaagaaatctTAAATACCTCTTACAATTTCGTTGATTATATTAAGAGTAGAGAAATGTTTAGTAAAAATCCCAGTTCAGTAGTAAGTGATTATGGCTCGCGGCACATTCTCACGCATGAAATGTTCCGAGAAACACCTATTACGTTAGGAAACATGAATAAAGTATTTTGTTCCCAGTGGTTGAGTGATCGTCAAGTCGTCTTTGGTACAAAGTGTAACAAG TTGATGGTGTATAATGTAGTTACTCATAAATTAGATCAAATTCCTTCATTGATGAGCCGAAAGGATAATTTAATGGCTGAACAAGCACATTGTGGTATTCATTCAGTACAAATAAACCCCTCAAGGACTCTCCTCGCAACTGGGGCACGAAATACATGTGATATAGCTGTTTATAGATTGCCAACACTTGATCCAGTTTGTGTAGGTGAAAATGCTCACAAAGATTGGGTTTTTGACATGTGCTGGTTAGATGACGAATTCCTAGTATCAGGATCTAGGGATACAAAAATGGCACTATGGCGGATCACACCTGACATGTTTGAACATAAAACTGAGGTTCCAATGTATCATCACATATCCGCCATTTCAGTTAAAGATTGTCGCAATTCACAACGG GTTAGGGCTTTGACTTTCAATAAAGCATATGAAGAAATTGCCGCATTGAGTCTGAATGGATACATCCACATATGGAATGCCGAaacttttaaacaaaaattatcaaggaaGTTGCCATCTTCTCAAGAAAATGTCTGTTTAGCAGTGCAAGAATCAGGACTATATGCAATTGGCTGCCGTTCATATACTTTACTCTTAGATTGTCGAACGCTGCAG GCTGTTAAAAAAGTGTCGTCTCGTTATTCTGGTTGTGGTATAAGGTCGGCTAGTTTTCAAGGCGATATACTAACAGTCGGTACTGGACTAGGTATGTTAATGTTTTATGATTTGAAAGCTGGAAAATATTTAGACTCCAGCATTAATTCTTCGAGAACTGTAGTACTTAAAGCCAGTAAAGGCTACGTG TTCCCAGACGACGAATTCGTAGATAAtatacaaaatgtaaaatacgTTCCTGCAATTTATACACATTGTTATGATACGAGTGGAACTAGACTATTTACTGCTGGAGGGCCTCTGCCAGCtactttgacgggaaattaTGCAGGTTTATGGCAatag
- the LOC138135655 gene encoding anaphase-promoting complex subunit 15 — protein sequence MSVPLFPNLKPKLIDSSWFDVDQPCDDEEEVSQLEAQHQTWLQSISQRDSDLTPIGKTICEALDDDDDEEDEDDNDDDDESESHDEEEEDEIEMDVSQERNSPVDVINVNVTM from the exons atgagtgTACCATTGTTTCCCAATTtaaaaccaaaattaattgattcaTCATGGTTTGACGTTGATCAACCATGTGATGATGAAGAAGAAGTCTCGCAACTTGAAGCACAACATCAAACTTGG ttaCAATCCATTTCCCAACGAGATAGTGACCTGACGCCTATTGGTAAGACCATTTGTGAG GctcttgatgatgatgatgatgaagaAGATGAAGATGataatgatgatgatgatgaatcAGAAAGCCACgacgaagaagaagaagatgaAATTGAAATGGATGTATCACAAGAACGAAATTCACCAGTAGATGTAATTAATGTCAATGTGACAATGTAA
- the Vlet gene encoding COMM domain-containing protein 10, whose product MSLPWISISPRLQGGVALINSLNRNKFNLLLQHIIQSENEEIFTQSELAKLAESLKLDGPNLQLLIQSIAHIFKQSSKVILKPTALQEQLVEELKLNDDKAEDFVKLWTQETKKNFDVEHSKNLENISWELNVQSSSSICSKECHVNTHLQMALISVDGKDKENVVLELDEQELTNLYNILENIQNKLDSI is encoded by the exons ATGTCTCTACCCTGGATTTCAATCAGTCCTAG gtTACAAGGGGGTGTAGCCTTGATTAATTCCCTGAATaggaacaaatttaatttacttcTGCAGCATATCATTCAGTCTGAAAACGAAGAAATATTCACGCAGAGCGAGTTAGCAAAACTTGCAGAGTCACTGAAATTAGATGGTCCAAACCTTCAACTTTTAATTCAAAGCATTGCCCACATTTTTAAGCAATcatcaaaagttattttaaaaCCAACTGCCTTGCAAGAACAGCTAGTTgaagaattaaaattgaacGATGACAAAGCTGAGGACTTTGTGAAATTATGGAcacaagaaacaaaaaaaaattttgatgtaGAACATTCTAAAAATTTAGAGAACATTTCTTGGGAATTGAATGTTCAAAGTTCTTCCAGTATTTGCAGTAAAGAATGTCATGTAAATACACATCTGCAAATGGCATTAATCAGTGTTGATGGgaaagacaaggaaaatgttgttttaGAACTAGATGAACAAGAATTGACAAATTTATATAATATCTTGGaaaacattcaaaataaattagacAGTATAtaa
- the LOC138135642 gene encoding U3 small nucleolar RNA-associated protein 15 homolog translates to MTSFKKLNTKIYEKTAPAITPDFTYWKQLSAPVYLKEFGPIDYIDFSPVEPYLFAVTCSVRVQVYNPVTKLVVKNLSRFRENAYGAVFRSDGRLLCTGSEETNVKLFDISSKNLLRLFKGHSAAVHRTFFLEGKPYIASFSDDKSVKIWDMPTEKNIISYSEHTDYVRAGATNPAIPDVVLSGGYDNSVKMYDTRINEMILNVDHGSPVESLLFLPAGSIFISAGGTEIKIWDTRAGNKLLTSVSHHHKTITCLALASDNSRLMSGSLDMHVKIYDLNNFEVVHNFEYSNSVISLAVSKNDETVAAGLVDGLVVINRRGQKEKKSEEKESSFKHTINLCQSTIDMVVPQYVHDKETKYDKCLRKFEYSKALNCVLVNYIANRTPQVTVSVIQELIRRRALQKAFDQRDLRSIKQILQFFIRNITEAPFTKVLIDAANVFIDVYENNPIMMNPEVTKLLISLTKLLREEAELANKLTELQGIMHMLLTAATAHTKPTLKCGASHNLTPSANAQENFTVNIT, encoded by the exons ATGACTTCGTTTAAgaagttaaatacaaaaatctatgAAAAAACCGCGCCTGCGATAACTCCTGATTTTACTTACTGGAAACAGCTAAGC GCTCCAGTATACCTGAAAGAGTTTGGTCCCATTGACTACATTGATTTTTCCCCTGTTGAACCCTACTTATTTGCTGTAACATGCTCAGTACGTGTACAAGTGTATAATCCAGTCACAAAATTagtagtaaaaaatttgtcaagATTTAGGGAAAATGCATATGGAGCTGTATTTCGGTCAGATGGTAGGCTTTTATGCACTGGCAGTGAAGaaacaaatgttaaattatttgacatttcaagtAAAAACCTCTTAAG ATTGTTTAAAGGACATAGTGCAGCTGTACATAGAACATTTTTTCTTGAAGGAAAGCCTTATATCGCATCATTCTCTGATGACAAAAGTGTAAAAATATGGGACATGccaactgaaaaaaatattatttcatatTCAGAACATACTGATTATGTGAGAGCAGGAGCTACCAATCCAGCTATTCCAGATGTTGTTTTGTCAGGAGGTTATGATAATTCTGTTAAAATGTATGACACCAGAATAAACGAAATGATTCTAAATGTGGATCATGGAAGCCCTGTAGAATCTCTATTGTTTTTACCAGCAGGAAGTATTTTTATATCAGCAGGAggaacagaaataaaaatttgggaCACTAGAGCtggtaataaattattgacaAGTGTTTCACACCACCACAAGACTATTACTTGTTTGGCACTAGCTTCTGATAACAGCAGATTAATGTCTGGAAGTCTAGACATGCATGTTAAAATATATGACCTCAATAACTTTGAGGTTGTACACAATTTTGAATATTCAAACTCGGTTATAAGCTTGGCAGTTTCTAAAAATGATGAAACTGTCGCTGCTGGGCTTGTTGATGGTTTAGTTGTAATCAATCGGAGaggacaaaaagaaaaaaaatctgaagaaaaagaaagttCTTTTAAACACACTATAAATTTATGCCAATCAACTATTGATATGGTTGTGCCACAATATGTTCATgataaagaaacaaaatatGATAAATGTCTGAGGAAGTTTGAGTATTCTAAAGCTTTAAACTGCGTTTTGGTCAACTATATTGCAAACAGAACTCCCCAAGTCACAGTAAGTGTGATACAAGAACTAATAAGAAGGCGGGCATTACAAAAAGCATTTGATCAAAGGGATTTAAGatcgataaaacaaattttacagTTTTTCATCAGAAATATTACAGAGGCTCCTTTCACAAAAGTATTGATTGATGCTGCCAATGTTTTTATTGATGTATATGAAAACAATCCAATTATGATGAATCCAGAAGTTACAAAATTATTGATAAGTTTGACAAAGTTATTAAGAGAAGAGGCTGAACTAGCAAATAAGTTAACTGAATTACAAGGTATTATGCATATGTTATTAACAGCTGCTACAGCACATACGAAACCAACATTAAAGTGTGGTGCATCTCATAACTTAACACCTAGTGCAAATGCACAAGAGAATTTTACTGTTAacattacataa
- the DCAF12 gene encoding DDB1- and CUL4-associated factor 12 homolog isoform X2 — MSPKVRNPSCSVSSRLEERKNKAKATRMEHSRRTDKPEDFITYEDSDSDEETPAMQKEILNTSYNFVDYIKSREMFSKNPSSVVSDYGSRHILTHEMFRETPITLGNMNKVFCSQWLSDRQVVFGTKCNKLMVYNVVTHKLDQIPSLMSRKDNLMAEQAHCGIHSVQINPSRTLLATGARNTCDIAVYRLPTLDPVCVGENAHKDWVFDMCWLDDEFLVSGSRDTKMALWRITPDMFEHKTEVPMYHHISAISVKDCRNSQRVRALTFNKAYEEIAALSLNGYIHIWNAETFKQKLSRKLPSSQENVCLAVQESGLYAIGCRSYTLLLDCRTLQAVKKVSSRYSGCGIRSASFQGDILTVGTGLGMLMFYDLKAGKYLDSSINSSRTVVLKASKGYVFPDDEFVDNIQNVKYVPAIYTHCYDTSGTRLFTAGGPLPATLTGNYAGLWQ; from the exons ATGTCACCAAAAGTACG GAACCCATCTTGTTCAGTTTCTTCCCGATTAGAAGAACGTAAAAATAAGGCTAAAGCAACAAGAATGGAACACAGCCGTAGGACTGATAAACCAGAAGACTTTATTACTTATGAAGACAGTGACAGTGATGAAGAAACACCGgcaatgcaaaaagaaatctTAAATACCTCTTACAATTTCGTTGATTATATTAAGAGTAGAGAAATGTTTAGTAAAAATCCCAGTTCAGTAGTAAGTGATTATGGCTCGCGGCACATTCTCACGCATGAAATGTTCCGAGAAACACCTATTACGTTAGGAAACATGAATAAAGTATTTTGTTCCCAGTGGTTGAGTGATCGTCAAGTCGTCTTTGGTACAAAGTGTAACAAG TTGATGGTGTATAATGTAGTTACTCATAAATTAGATCAAATTCCTTCATTGATGAGCCGAAAGGATAATTTAATGGCTGAACAAGCACATTGTGGTATTCATTCAGTACAAATAAACCCCTCAAGGACTCTCCTCGCAACTGGGGCACGAAATACATGTGATATAGCTGTTTATAGATTGCCAACACTTGATCCAGTTTGTGTAGGTGAAAATGCTCACAAAGATTGGGTTTTTGACATGTGCTGGTTAGATGACGAATTCCTAGTATCAGGATCTAGGGATACAAAAATGGCACTATGGCGGATCACACCTGACATGTTTGAACATAAAACTGAGGTTCCAATGTATCATCACATATCCGCCATTTCAGTTAAAGATTGTCGCAATTCACAACGG GTTAGGGCTTTGACTTTCAATAAAGCATATGAAGAAATTGCCGCATTGAGTCTGAATGGATACATCCACATATGGAATGCCGAaacttttaaacaaaaattatcaaggaaGTTGCCATCTTCTCAAGAAAATGTCTGTTTAGCAGTGCAAGAATCAGGACTATATGCAATTGGCTGCCGTTCATATACTTTACTCTTAGATTGTCGAACGCTGCAG GCTGTTAAAAAAGTGTCGTCTCGTTATTCTGGTTGTGGTATAAGGTCGGCTAGTTTTCAAGGCGATATACTAACAGTCGGTACTGGACTAGGTATGTTAATGTTTTATGATTTGAAAGCTGGAAAATATTTAGACTCCAGCATTAATTCTTCGAGAACTGTAGTACTTAAAGCCAGTAAAGGCTACGTG TTCCCAGACGACGAATTCGTAGATAAtatacaaaatgtaaaatacgTTCCTGCAATTTATACACATTGTTATGATACGAGTGGAACTAGACTATTTACTGCTGGAGGGCCTCTGCCAGCtactttgacgggaaattaTGCAGGTTTATGGCAatag